The Paramisgurnus dabryanus chromosome 1, PD_genome_1.1, whole genome shotgun sequence genome includes a window with the following:
- the xrcc6 gene encoding X-ray repair cross-complementing protein 6, which translates to MADWREHYHNEDDDAEQDEDESAGDYKNSGRDSLVFLVDASKEMFIKGEDGESSNFDMTMQCVRSVYTSKIISSDKDLVALVFYGTKESKNPKNSFKHVYVYHDLDSPGAQRVQDVDKLRGEKGAQLAAEIMGSGETSLGEALWCCSNLYSDIKLRLSHKRLMIFTCRDEPHGGDGARDKQARTKAGDLKETGVVIDLMHLAKPGGFDVSLFFCDIVSPPEDESELGLQHEPSGKLEDLQKRVRAKELKKRAQSRITLSLGDGVSLAVGVYVLARTATKPSAVKLYRESNEPVRTKTRLFHTHNGSLLLPSDTKRAQVYGKKQIVMEKNEVDEIKKFDDPGLVLMGFKPMERLKVHHHIRPALFIYPEEDQISGSSCMFTALLLKCSEKNVFALCRYIPRRNTPPRFVALVPQREEMDQSQTQSTPPGFHVIFLPFADDIRTLDVQECPTASEEQVDKMKEIVHKLRFKYRSDAFENPVLQQHYRNLEALALDMLAPESIEDLTMPKVEMMDKRLGSLAQEFKDLVYPPDYNPEGKPAAKRKPADSGGGAEKKPKIEISEEELKNHVAKGTLGKLTVPVLKDACKQFGVRTTGTKKQELIDALTMQLS; encoded by the exons ATGGCAGACTGGAGAGAACATTATCATAATGAAGATGATGATGCTGAGCAGGACGAAGACGAATCTGCAG GCGATTACAAAAACAGTGGACGCGACAGCTTGGTGTTTTTGGTGGATGCATCCAAAGAGATGTTCATTAAGGGAGAAGATGGGGAGTCGTCAAATTTTGACATGACCATGCAG TGTGTGCGTAGTGTGTACACTAGTAAGATCATAAGCAGCGACAAAGATCTGGTGGCTTTGGTTTTCTACGGGACTAAGGAGAGCAAGAACCCCAAAAACTCCTTTAAGCATGTCTATGTCTACCATGACTTGGATTCACCTG GAGCTCAACGTGTTCAGGATGTTGATAAGTTGCGGGGTGAGAAAGGAGCTCAGTTGGCTGCAGAAATCATGGGAAGTGGGGAAACGTCCCTTGGAGAGGCTTTGTGGTGCTGCTCCAATCTCTACAGCGACATCAAGCTGCGACTGTCACACAAGCGCCTTATGATCTTTACTTGTAGGGACGAACCTCATGGAGGAGACGGtgcaagagacaaacaggctcGTACAAAGGCTGGTGACCTTAAGGAGACAG GTGTGGTCATAGATTTGATGCACCTTGCAAAACCTGGAGGGTTTGATGTTTCCCTGTTCTTCTGTGATATCGTAAGCCCTCCTGAAGATGAGAGTGAGCTCGGCCTTCAGCATGAGCCCAGTGGAAAACTTGAAGACTTGCAGAAAAGGGTCAGAGCGAAAGAGTTGAAGAAAAGAGCTCAAAGCAG aaTAACATTGTCTCTTGGAGATGGTGTCAGTCTGGCGGTTGGGGTTTATGTGTTGGCCAGGACTGCCACCAAACCGTCTGCCGTCAAACTTTACAGAGAAAGTAACGAACCTGTCCGCACCAAAACCCGTCTCTTCCACACCCACAATGGCAGCTTACTTTTACCAAGCGATACAAAGAGGGCACAG GTTTATGGGAAGAAACAGATTGTGATGGAGAAAAATGAAGTGGATGAGATTAAGAAGTTTGATGATCCAGGCTTGGTGCTGATGGGGTTTAAACCCATGGAACGCCTGAAAGTGCACCATCACATACGGCCTGCGCTCTTCATATATCCTGAGGAAGACCAGATATCAGGCAG CTCCTGCATGTTTACAGCTCTGCTTTTAAAGTGCAGTGAGAAAAATGTGTTTGCACTGTGCAGATACATCCCTCGTCGTAACACTCCACCTCGTTTTGTGGCGCTGGTTCCCCAAAGAGAAGAAATGGATCAAAGTCAAACCCAGTCGACACCTCCAG GCTTCCATGTGATTTTCCTGCCCTTTGCTGATGACATACGCACTCTGGATGTCCAGGAGTGTCCCACAGCCTCTGAAGAGCAGGTGGACAAGATGAAAGAGATCGTGCATAAGCTCCGCTTCAAATACAG gaGTGATGCATTTGAAAACCCCGTTCTGCAACAGCACTACAGGAATCTAGAGGCGTTGGCTCTGGATATGCTTGCACCTGAGTCTATTGAAGATCTAACAA TGCCAAAGGTGGAAATGATGGATAAGCGTCTTGGCTCGCTGGCTCAAGAGTTCAAAGATTTAGTCTATCCTCCTGACTATAACCCAGAAGGGAAGCCTGCAGCTAAGCGCAAACCTG CTGATTCTGGTGGTGGAGCTGAAAAGAAGCCCAAAATTGAGATATCTGAGGAAGAGCTCAAAAACCATGTGGCAAAAGGCACCCTGGGCAAACTGACAGTGCCTGTTTTAAAAGATGCCTGCAAGCAGTTTGGAGTACGAACAACGGGAACCAAGAAACAGGAGCTGATCGATGCTCTGACTATGCAGCTCTCTTAA
- the josd1 gene encoding josephin-1, producing MGSTPCSGKGRGVGGFQELGCMPWKVSKQKGAVGGRGCELEERQNAGTPHTPSPTPAIYHEKQHRELCALHALNNVFQDGTAFSRDALQDIYQRLSPSTLVTPHKKNMLGNGNYDVNVIMAALQTRGFEAVWWDKRRDVGSIALPNVTGFILNVPSNLRWGPLRLPLKRQHWIGVREVGGVYYNLDSKLRSPHPIGTEDELRKFLRHQLRGKNCELLLVVPEEVEVHQTWRSEN from the exons ATGGGAAGTACTCCATGTTCTGGTAAGGGGAGGGGGGTAGGGGGGTTTCAGGAGCTAGGTTGTATGCCATGGAAGGTAAGCAAGCAAAAAGGAGCCGTTGGTGGACGTGGGTGCGAGCTGGAGGAAAGGCAGAACGCAGGAACGCCTCACACGCCCTCGCCAACTCCTGCCATCTATCACGAAAAGCAACATAGGGAGCTGTGCGCTCTGCATGCCCTAAACAACGTCTTCCAGGATGGAACTGCTTTTAGCAGGGATGCACTTCAGGATATTTACCAAAG gcTCTCCCCTAGCACATTGGTGACGCCCCACAAGAAAAACATGCTGGGTAATGGCAACTATGATGTGAACGTTATCATGGCTGCATTGCAGACTCGTGGATTTGAGGCCGTTTGGTGGGACAAGAGAAG GGACGTCGGGAGCATTGCGTTGCCGAATGTTACCGGTTTTATCTTAAACGTGCCATCCAATCTGCGTTGGGGGCCTTTGCGGCTGCCACTCAAGCGGCAGCACTGGATTGGAGTTCGAGAAGTGGGAGGAGTCTACTACAACTTGGACTCGAAACTACGCAGCCCTCATCCCATTGGGACAGAAGATGAACTAAG GAAGTTCTTGCGTCACCAGCTTCGTGGGAAGAACTGTGAACTACTTTTGGTCGTGCCGGAAGAGGTGGAGGTTCACCAGACGTGGAGGTCTGAAAACTGA